In Lentibacillus amyloliquefaciens, one DNA window encodes the following:
- a CDS encoding DUF6044 family protein — MSSAVSNIFSNYKHILIACLIIIVYLSPYFILGEDTHIRHHDNLDSNIVWYKLLAESGQFFSMTELPNVINGLPRSTLATPFDFMVWLYVLFEPMTAYTIGQTIMRFAGFFGMYLLLRRFIGSKWIITGVALTFALLPFWPSGWLSIAGLPLALYLFLSIRDRGWQTPWYHWLTLMLIPFFSSFILTFVFFLGLMGVLWLVDWVRLKQSNWALFTATAAMSGIYLIKNYMVLYSMFINEGFTSHREELNLGHNNLSDTISLFFENFLTGHTHDMAIHTYIILPIIGIALVVATFRRVNPKWLIAMLLANVLLSLWYAFWYWEGWRIVKDNFMIANTFNFSRIHFLDPMIWYIALALALWILWKHIRFGKTFVILVLIAQTLSLFWLNEEVKYDRLNQPTYAEFYSEELFESIEDYIGREQSEYRVVSIAMHPTVAQFNGFYTLDTYNNSFPLEYKHQFREIIAPELAKNASLENYFDTWGGRIYMYVAELGENYIFTKNSDKTLDNLDINTDALNDMGGDYVLSALPIENHDENQLAFERSFENNESIYKIYLYRVESE, encoded by the coding sequence ATGTCATCAGCCGTATCAAACATTTTTTCAAATTATAAACATATCCTGATAGCTTGTCTGATTATCATCGTTTATCTGTCGCCGTATTTCATTCTTGGTGAAGATACACATATCCGTCATCACGATAATCTGGATTCGAATATTGTTTGGTACAAACTGCTGGCAGAAAGCGGCCAATTTTTTTCGATGACCGAATTGCCGAATGTCATCAATGGCCTCCCCCGAAGCACGCTCGCCACACCTTTTGATTTCATGGTATGGCTTTATGTCCTGTTTGAGCCGATGACTGCCTATACGATCGGTCAGACAATCATGAGATTTGCCGGATTTTTCGGGATGTATTTACTTTTGAGAAGGTTTATAGGCTCCAAATGGATTATAACGGGAGTTGCTCTGACGTTTGCCTTGCTTCCTTTTTGGCCATCAGGCTGGCTTTCCATTGCCGGGCTGCCGCTTGCGCTTTATTTGTTCCTATCCATCCGGGACCGTGGCTGGCAGACACCCTGGTACCATTGGCTAACGTTAATGCTAATACCATTTTTCTCCAGTTTCATTTTAACATTTGTTTTCTTTCTTGGTCTGATGGGGGTTCTGTGGCTGGTTGACTGGGTTCGCTTGAAACAAAGCAATTGGGCACTTTTTACAGCAACAGCCGCCATGAGTGGCATCTATCTGATTAAAAACTATATGGTTCTTTACTCAATGTTCATCAATGAAGGCTTTACGTCCCATCGCGAAGAACTTAATCTGGGGCATAACAACCTTAGCGATACCATAAGTCTGTTTTTCGAGAACTTTTTGACCGGACACACCCATGATATGGCTATCCATACATATATCATTCTGCCGATTATTGGAATAGCTCTTGTTGTGGCAACTTTCCGCCGGGTAAATCCTAAATGGCTCATTGCTATGCTCCTCGCCAATGTGTTGCTCTCGCTCTGGTATGCATTCTGGTACTGGGAAGGCTGGCGCATTGTGAAAGACAACTTTATGATCGCCAATACGTTCAATTTCAGCCGCATTCATTTTCTCGATCCGATGATCTGGTATATCGCACTCGCTCTTGCACTGTGGATTTTATGGAAACATATACGATTCGGGAAAACATTTGTAATCCTTGTGCTCATTGCCCAAACCTTAAGTTTATTTTGGCTGAATGAAGAAGTGAAATATGACAGACTGAACCAGCCGACATATGCTGAGTTTTATTCAGAAGAGCTCTTTGAATCAATTGAAGACTATATCGGCCGGGAGCAGTCTGAATACCGCGTTGTAAGTATCGCCATGCATCCCACTGTCGCACAGTTCAATGGCTTTTATACACTGGACACTTATAATAACAGCTTCCCGCTGGAATATAAGCATCAATTCAGAGAAATCATTGCACCGGAACTTGCGAAAAATGCTTCATTGGAAAATTATTTTGATACGTGGGGCGGCCGTATATATATGTATGTTGCTGAGCTTGGCGAAAACTATATATTTACAAAAAACAGCGATAAAACGCTCGATAACCTGGATATCAATACAGATGCACTCAATGACATGGGCGGTGATTATGTTCTTTCAGCATTGCCGATTGAAAATCACGATGAAAATCAGCTTGCATTTGAACGGAGCTTTGAAAATAATGAGTCGATCTATAAAATTTATTTGTATCGGGTGGAAAGTGAATAA
- the rffA gene encoding dTDP-4-amino-4,6-dideoxygalactose transaminase, with protein MLNFNKPCYIGKEETAIQEAIANQKLSGNGPFGLRCTNWLEDYLGCEKAILTPSCTGALEMTALLIETNPGDEIIMPSYTFVSTANAFALRGANIRFVDVEPETMNISPAAVERAVTDKTKAITVVHYAGIGCDMDAIMEIADKNNLWVIEDAAQALTSTYNGKQLGTIGHFSTFSFHETKNITCGEGGALVINHTASVERAEILQEKGTNRKQFAKGMVDKYSWRDVGSSYLLNELSAAYLWVQLEHAGQIMDDRLKTWRKYYDGLKSIETISLPHVPDECTHNAHMFYIKTEHRHELMNHLKDNGIMAVSHYVPLHSSHAGKQFGKFAGEDIFTTAESDKIVRLPLYYGIEEKDVDHVISRIKHFFKL; from the coding sequence ATGCTGAACTTTAACAAACCATGCTATATCGGAAAAGAAGAAACCGCAATACAGGAAGCGATAGCCAATCAAAAGCTGTCCGGCAATGGGCCATTCGGATTAAGGTGCACCAATTGGCTTGAAGACTATCTTGGCTGTGAAAAGGCGATTCTTACCCCTTCCTGCACAGGCGCATTGGAAATGACCGCTCTTCTGATTGAGACAAATCCAGGCGATGAAATCATCATGCCATCCTATACGTTTGTCTCAACAGCCAATGCTTTTGCCCTTAGAGGCGCAAACATCCGATTTGTGGATGTTGAACCTGAAACGATGAACATATCTCCCGCAGCCGTTGAAAGAGCTGTAACCGATAAAACGAAAGCCATTACCGTTGTCCATTATGCCGGAATCGGCTGTGATATGGATGCGATTATGGAAATAGCCGATAAGAACAATTTATGGGTAATTGAAGACGCGGCCCAGGCATTGACAAGTACATATAACGGAAAACAGCTGGGCACAATCGGTCATTTCAGCACCTTCAGTTTCCATGAAACCAAAAATATCACGTGCGGTGAAGGCGGCGCATTGGTCATTAATCATACGGCGTCAGTCGAGCGCGCTGAAATACTGCAGGAAAAAGGAACCAACCGGAAACAATTTGCCAAAGGAATGGTCGATAAATATTCCTGGCGCGACGTCGGTTCGTCTTATCTGCTGAACGAATTGAGTGCGGCATATCTTTGGGTCCAGCTTGAACATGCCGGTCAGATTATGGACGACAGATTGAAAACATGGAGAAAGTATTATGACGGGCTCAAAAGTATTGAAACGATTTCGCTGCCGCATGTGCCGGATGAGTGCACACACAATGCACATATGTTTTATATTAAAACCGAGCATCGTCATGAATTAATGAATCATTTAAAAGATAACGGCATTATGGCCGTTTCGCATTACGTCCCCCTGCATTCCTCGCATGCCGGGAAACAGTTTGGAAAGTTTGCAGGGGAGGATATATTCACAACAGCTGAAAGCGATAAAATAGTACGTCTGCCATTATATTATGGTATTGAAGAAAAGGATGTGGATCATGTCATCAGCCGTATCAAACATTTTTTCAAATTATAA
- a CDS encoding EamA family transporter — translation MGYYYIFSTVIFTVYGQLVLKWQMDQVGALPAGLWDKFLFLFQLLLNPWILSGFASAFLAALSWMAAMTKFNISYAYPFMSLSFLLVFVLSIFLFGDPVTMQKVLGLGLIIAGIVVTSQSL, via the coding sequence ATGGGCTATTATTATATTTTTTCAACGGTCATCTTCACCGTCTACGGTCAACTTGTATTGAAATGGCAGATGGATCAGGTGGGGGCGCTTCCGGCCGGACTATGGGATAAATTTTTGTTTCTCTTTCAGCTTTTATTGAACCCATGGATTTTATCCGGTTTTGCCTCTGCCTTCCTTGCTGCCTTAAGCTGGATGGCCGCCATGACCAAATTTAATATCAGCTATGCCTATCCGTTTATGAGTCTTTCATTTCTGCTGGTGTTTGTGCTGTCAATTTTCTTATTTGGGGACCCTGTAACCATGCAAAAAGTTTTGGGACTTGGCTTGATAATTGCCGGCATCGTCGTAACAAGTCAATCATTGTGA
- a CDS encoding GNAT family N-acetyltransferase, with protein MKKGDNMTHLRETPWDKRNFNINTYEMLTTDEEALKETEQHEGHYTIKISPLENTKPLLDHGFYYVDTLIEPVCKKDNLTLFHEDHTSLSTNYNPDEILEIAEEVFTHGRFHRDFNIPDSMADTRYMNWVNDLIESGKIIALNYDNDTAGFYGFESDKVLLLGMREEYRSRGLAKAFTSMACKEQLKSGYDELYTSISAANVASLNLFYALGFRLKNTVDVYHKLNGEVT; from the coding sequence ATGAAGAAAGGTGATAACATGACCCATTTACGTGAAACCCCTTGGGACAAGCGAAATTTTAACATTAACACTTATGAGATGTTGACAACAGACGAAGAAGCTCTAAAGGAAACAGAGCAGCATGAAGGTCATTATACAATCAAGATTAGCCCGCTTGAAAACACTAAACCACTGCTTGATCATGGATTTTATTATGTGGATACTTTAATTGAACCCGTCTGCAAAAAAGACAATCTGACACTTTTTCATGAAGATCATACGAGCCTTTCCACAAATTATAATCCGGATGAAATCCTGGAAATTGCTGAGGAAGTTTTCACACACGGTCGATTCCACAGAGACTTTAACATTCCCGATTCAATGGCTGACACAAGGTACATGAATTGGGTCAATGATTTAATCGAAAGTGGGAAAATCATTGCGCTTAACTATGACAACGACACAGCCGGCTTTTACGGATTTGAATCGGATAAAGTACTTCTCTTAGGCATGCGTGAAGAATACCGTTCCCGAGGTCTCGCCAAAGCCTTCACCAGCATGGCGTGCAAGGAGCAACTGAAGTCCGGGTATGATGAATTGTACACCTCCATCTCTGCTGCCAATGTTGCGTCATTGAACCTGTTTTATGCCCTCGGATTCCGGCTCAAGAACACGGTGGATGTCTACCATAAACTGAACGGCGAGGTAACGTAA
- a CDS encoding glycosyltransferase family 2 protein, translating into MGKGLPLISIVVPVYGCKSCLKELCRRAATTIESIPADFEIILVNDASPDNAWETIQELHEQDDRIKGIDFARNFGQHHAITAGLDYTSGDWTVVMDCDLQDRPEEIQTLYEKAIEGYEVVFANRTERQDNWFKRKTSQLFYRVYDYFSGSVSDHSIANFSISEKKVVEAYRTMREQNRFFPLFIQWMGYTTGNVPVEHNARKEGSTTYNLKKLVTLATDAIISQSNKPLRLSIQFGFLLALGSLVYGMYLFIRYFFLDQPVQGWTSVMVSIYFIGGLIFFNFGVLGLYIGKVFNETKNRPLYLIRKTTEDKDEER; encoded by the coding sequence GCTGCAAAAGCTGCCTGAAAGAATTGTGCAGACGTGCTGCAACCACAATCGAATCGATTCCAGCCGACTTCGAAATTATCCTGGTCAATGATGCAAGTCCCGATAATGCATGGGAAACGATCCAGGAACTGCACGAACAGGACGACAGGATTAAGGGAATTGATTTTGCCCGAAACTTTGGCCAGCATCACGCCATCACGGCAGGACTGGATTATACATCCGGCGACTGGACAGTTGTCATGGACTGTGACCTTCAAGATCGTCCCGAGGAAATACAAACGCTGTATGAAAAAGCTATTGAAGGCTATGAAGTGGTCTTCGCCAATCGTACCGAACGCCAGGACAACTGGTTCAAACGAAAAACATCACAGCTATTTTATCGTGTGTACGATTATTTCAGCGGGTCTGTATCTGACCACAGCATCGCCAACTTCAGCATAAGTGAAAAGAAAGTCGTTGAAGCATATCGCACGATGCGTGAACAAAATCGATTTTTCCCGCTATTTATTCAATGGATGGGCTACACAACAGGAAACGTCCCGGTCGAGCACAATGCCCGAAAAGAAGGAAGCACCACCTATAACCTTAAAAAACTGGTCACGCTGGCAACAGATGCGATCATATCCCAATCAAATAAACCGCTCCGGCTGTCCATTCAATTTGGATTTTTATTGGCGCTTGGCTCACTCGTGTATGGCATGTACTTGTTCATACGCTATTTCTTTCTTGACCAGCCTGTTCAGGGCTGGACGAGTGTCATGGTCTCAATTTATTTCATTGGCGGTTTGATTTTTTTCAATTTCGGGGTTCTCGGCCTCTATATCGGAAAAGTTTTTAACGAAACGAAAAATAGACCGCTTTATTTGATACGAAAAACGACAGAAGACAAGGATGAAGAAAGGTGA